One Camelina sativa cultivar DH55 chromosome 3, Cs, whole genome shotgun sequence genomic window carries:
- the LOC104767655 gene encoding WAT1-related protein At1g09380-like — protein sequence MGKSRDLLPFLAMVLVQIGYAGMNITSKMAMEAGMKPLILVAYRQIFATIATFPVAFFLERKTRPKITLKVLVQICFCSMTGATGNQVLYFIGLQNSSPTVACALTNLLPAVTFLLAAIFRQETVGIKKASGQAKVIGTLVCVIGAMVLSFYHGHTLGIGESKIHWAYAENITSQGSSSSSSNFFLGPFLIMAAAVSWAAWFIIQTKMSETFAAPYTSTLLMCLMGSIQCGTIALITDHKVSDWSLSSPLRFISALYAGVVASALAFCLMSWAMQRKGPLYVSVFSPLLLVVVAIFSWTLLDEKLYTGTFLGSALVIIGLYGVLWGKDREVSEKEEEAEKVRQQQRKVKSESNEDIESRLPVASSGNGSTGPISP from the exons atgggtaaATCAAGAGATTTGTTGCCGTTCTTGGCGATGGTGTTGGTGCAAATCGGCTACGCAGGTATGAACATTACGTCGAAGATGGCTATGGAGGCAGGCATGAAGCCTCTCATTCTGGTCGCTTATCGCCAAATATTTGCCACTATCGCCACTTTTCCGGTCGCATTTTTTCTCGAAAG GAAGACAAGACCGAAGATCACACTAAAGGTTCTTGTCCAAATCTGCTTCTGTTCCATGACCGG TGCGACTGGAAACCAAGTGCTATACTTCATAGGACTTCAGAATTCATCTCCGACCGTTGCTTGTGCCTTAACTAATCTCTTACCAGCGGTTACGTTCCTCCTCGCCGCAATATTCAG ACAAGAAACCGTAGGGATCAAAAAGGCATCAGGACAAGCCAAAGTGATAGGGACGCTAGTATGTGTGATCGGAGCCATGGTTCTCTCCTTCTACCATGGTCACACACTCGGCATTGGAGAGTCCAAGATCCATTGGGCCTATGCTGAAAACATCACAAGCCAAGGTTCCAGTTCTAGCAGTTCTAACTTCTTCTTGGGACCTTTTCTTATTATGGCTGCTGCCGTTTCTTGGGCCGCTTGGTTCATTATCCAG ACGAAGATGAGTGAGACATTTGCAGCACCATACACGAGCACACTTCTAATGTGTTTGATGGGAAGTATCCAATGTGGAACCATCGCTTTGATCACCGATCACAAAGTCTCTGATTGGTCTCTCAGCTCTCCTCTCCGCTTCATATCCGCTCTTTACGCC GGAGTGGTGGCGTCTGCGTTAGCGTTCTGCCTAATGTCATGGGCGATGCAGAGGAAAGGTCCTCTTTACGTTTCTGTTTTCAGCCCTTTACTTCTCGTAGTGGTTGCCATTTTCAGCTGGACACTTCTTGACGAGAAACTCTACACCGGCAC GTTTTTGGGATCAGCACTTGTGATTATTGGGCTCTATGGCGTATTGTGGGGGAAAGACAGAGAGGTGagtgagaaggaagaagaagcagagaaggtGAGACAACAGCAACGTAAAGTCAAAAGTGAGAGTAATGAAGATATTGAGTCGAGATTACCGGTCGCATCTAGTGGAAATGGTTCCACAGGACCTATATCGCCTTAA
- the LOC104767684 gene encoding probable receptor-like protein kinase At5g18500: protein MSGLKIWQAIFIAIALFIVAILAVLSFCLIWKKKSRRSKTLTLPIIQTPAVSKEIKEVRIEHVSTSGNFDHHDINSNESDKFLLNLDMEKKRDGVSSSRSGSGKEGSLCVANRSSSSLYEMGTPSPSPLSGLPESHLGWGHWFTLRDLEIATNRFSKENVIGEGGYGIVYRGELVNGTHVAVKKILNHLGQAEKEFRVEVDAIGHVRHKHLVRLLGYCIEGTHRILVYEYMNNGNLEEWLHGAMQHHGYLTWEARMKVLIGTSKALAYLHEAIEPKVVHRDIKSSNILIDDRFNAKISDFGLAKLLGDGKSHVTTRVMGTFGYVAPEYANTGLLNEKSDVYSFGVLVLEAITGRDPVDYARPANEVNLVEWLKMMVGSKRLEEVIDPNIAVRPATRALKRVLLTALRCIDPDSEKRPKMSQVVRMLESEEYPIPREERRMRRTPEENSDTDRSTPVSRSQSKRL, encoded by the exons ATGTCTGGACTTAAGATCTGGCAAGCAATCTTTATCGCCATTGCGCTGTTCATCGTAGCCATACTCGCTGTTCTTTCATTTTGTCTCATTTggaaaaagaaatcaagaagatCCAAAACCTTAACTCTTCCCATCATCCAAACCCCTGCGGTATCAAAAGAGATCAAGGAAGTAAGAATCGAGCATGTCTCAACGAGTGGTAACTTTGATCATCATGACATAAACAGCAATGAATCTGACAAATTCTTGCTTAATTTGgatatggagaagaagagggaCGGAGTGAGTAGTAGCCGGTCTGGTTCAGGCAAAGAAGGTTCTCTGTGTGTTGCAAACCggtcttcttcatcattgtaTGAGATGGGaacaccatcaccatcacctcTTTCTGGTTTACCTGAGTCACACCTTGGATGGGGTCATTGGTTTACACTCAGAGATCTTGAAATAGCAACAAACAGATTCTCAAAGGAAAATGTGATTGGTGAAGGAGGGTATGGAATTGTTTACAGAGGAGAGTTGGTCAATGGGACTCATGTCGCCGTTAAAAAGATCCTGAACCACTT GGGACAAGCTGAGAAAGAGTTTAGAGTAGAGGTTGATGCTATTGGTCATGTGCGTCACAAGCACTTGGTACGTCTTCTAGGATACTGCATTGAAGGCACACACAg GATATTGGTTTATGAGTATATGAACAATGGGAACCTCGAAGAATGGCTTCATGGAGCAATGCAACACCACGGTTATCTAACTTGGGAGGCTAGAATGAAAGTTCTCATCGGCACATCCAAGGC TCTTGCGTATCTACACGAGGCAATCGAGCCAAAAGTAGTGCATAGAGACATCAAGTCGAGCAATATACTGATCGATGATAGATTCAATGCCAAGATTTCTGATTTTGGCCTTGCCAAGTTGCTTGGAGATGGGAAAAGCCATGTGACTACCCGAGTGATGGGAACATTTGG GTATGTTGCTCCTGAGTATGCAAATACAGGACTTTTGAATGAGAAGAGTGATGTGTACAGCTTTGGTGTTTTGGTCTTAGAAGCAATAACCGGAAGAGATCCTGTGGATTATGCGCGTCCTGCAAATGAG GTGAATCTAGTTGAGTGGTTGAAGATGATGGTGGGGAGTAAGAGACTGGAAGAAGTAATTGATCCAAACATAGCGGTTAGGCCAGCGACGCGAGCACTGAAACGTGTTCTTCTTACAGCACTTAGATGTATTGATCCTGATTCTGAAAAGAGACCTAAAATGAGCCAAGTTGTGCGTATGCTAGAGTCTGAGGAATATCCCATACCAAGAGAG GAGCGGAGAATGCGCAGGACGCCAGAGGAAAACTCGGATACCGATAGAAGCACACCGGTTTCAAGATCACAGAGCAAGAGACTGTAA
- the LOC104767644 gene encoding uncharacterized protein LOC104767644 produces MKMHSILSTVLVIILAFSVAEANNLDGKTQQMVNGICKKTTDIRFCSSVLVKNLATPAPSNKDLMNVTVREAERFSANTNFFISTLLENAGDERQDLQMCADAYSIVNLAFTNAMSFFNQAHYSKIVKVQNKISKAVGICKTDFNVPGYEINPLIERKRQTMILSAMEQIVCQMVSS; encoded by the coding sequence atgaAAATGCATAGCATTCTATCGACAGTTTTGGTGATCATACTCGCGTTCTCCGTTGCAGAAGCTAATAATCTCGATGGAAAAACTCAACAAATGGTCAACGGAATCTGCAAAAAGACAACGGATATCAGATTCTGCAGTAGTGTCTTGGTCAAGAACCTGGCTACCCCTGCCCCAAGCAACAAAGATCTCATGAACGTGACAGTGAGAGAAGCTGAAAGGTTCTCGGCAAACACTAATTTCTTCATCAGCACACTCCTCGAGAATGCTGGAGACGAGAGGCAAGATCTTCAAATGTGCGCTGACGCTTACTCGATTGTGAACTTGGCGTTCACTAATGCTATGTCTTTCTTCAATCAAGCTCACTACAGTAAGATCGTCAAGGTCCAAAACAAGATTTCTAAGGCTGTTGGTATCTGTAAGACAGATTTTAATGTGCCCGGTTATGAGATCAATCCTCTgattgagagaaagagacagacaATGATCTTATCAGCCATGGAACAGATCGTTTGTCAAATGGTTTCTTCATAA
- the LOC104767716 gene encoding LOW QUALITY PROTEIN: protein NIM1-INTERACTING 3-like (The sequence of the model RefSeq protein was modified relative to this genomic sequence to represent the inferred CDS: deleted 1 base in 1 codon), whose product MDRDRKKVKMEKEEDEEEKMEKMYTFLKNAREMRKYVISSIEKTRQEEERARVCRFPSFQPEDFVFMNGAEAKNKEKAADISSSASNEYGSKEQQDGSETDVCLDLNLSL is encoded by the exons ATGGATAGAGAcaggaagaaagtgaaaatggagaaggaggaagacgag gaagaaaagatggaAAAGATGTACACATTTCTTAAAAACGCAAGGGAAATGCGGAAATACGTGATCAGCTCCATTGAGAAGACGAgacaggaagaagaaagagcGAGGGTTTGTAGATTCCCTTCGTTTCAGCCTGAGGATTTCGTTTTCATGAATGGAGCAGAGgccaagaacaaagaaaaagcagCTGATATAAGCTCTTCAGCATCCAACGAGTACGGCTCTAAGGAACAGCAAGACGGATCAGAGACTGACGTTTGTTTAGACTTGAATCTTTCTCTGTAG
- the LOC104767707 gene encoding glucose-6-phosphate 1-dehydrogenase 4, chloroplastic, with product MALSSCLLPFSQSDTAPSHSACSSNLAASFSNFPVSSRDYSFSRNENLVLNGGGSNLCRRFCGLKKLWILKSLNVRHGSHRKHRPVNELKIRSELRDELGKDSNTSPEDPSLQLANVQSDPSFTDETGAIGADLSDGSHKVGDLPPVLKQSSDGLSDVQRGASLCIAVVGATGELARWKIFPALFALYYSGYLPEDVGIFGFSRKNLTDKDLRSIIASTLTCRVDHQENCGEKMDAFLSRTYYINGGHNNKDGMSRLAERMKKIEGKSKANRIFYLSVPQEALMDVACTIADKAQAPRGWTRIIVEKPFGFSSQSSHQLTKSLLSKFKEKQIYRIDHMLGRNLIENLTVLRFSNLVFEPLWNRTYIRNVQVIVSESIAQTEKYSDGYGIIRDIVHSHILQTIALLTMEPPISLDGEDIRNEKVKVLRSIRKLDPRDVILGEYKSSSQEKNGVILNGVDPTYCAAALYIDNARWDGVPFLVRVGTGLIKHRVEIRVQFRHVPGNLYRENIGINIDLGTNELILRDEPDEAILVKINNKIPGLGLQLDASELNLLYKDRYKTEVPDSYEHLIHDVIDGDNHLFMRSDEVAAAWDILSPVLEEIDKHHTAPELYEFGGRGPVGAYYLWAKHGVPWADD from the exons ATGGCTCTCTCCAGTTGCTTGCTTCCCTTCTCTCAATCAGATACGGCTCCTTCCCACTCCGCCTGCTCTTCCAATCTCGCCGcctctttttctaattttccg GTTTCGTCAAGAGACTACAGTTTCTCCAGAAACGAAAACCTTGTTCTCAACGGAGGAGGCTCAAATCTCTGCCGGAGATTTTGTGGATTGAAGAAGCTATGGATACTTAAAAGCCTGAATGTCAGACATGGCAGCCACAGGAAACACCGGCCTGTAAACGAGCTTAAAATACGCTCAGAGCTCAGAGATGAACTAGGGAAAGACTCAAATACATCCCCTGAAGATCCTTCTTTACAACTTGCTAATGTTCAAAGTGATCCAAGTTTTACTGATGAAACTGGAGCTATAGGAGCTGATTTGAGTGATGGTTCTCACAAAGTTGGAGACTTACCACCTGTGTTAAAACAATCCTCGGATGGTCTTTCAGATGTCCAAAGAGGTGCCTCGCTTTGCATTGCTGTTGTAGGAGCTACTGGTGAACTAGCAAGATGGAAGATTTTCCCTGCACTGTTTGCGTTGTATTATAGCGGCTACCTTCCTGAG GATGTTGGCATATTTGGGTTTTCAAGAAAAAATCTTACAGATAAAGACCTTAGATCCATCATCGCGTCAACTCTGACTTGCCGTGTTGATCATCa GGAAAATTGCGGGGAAAAGATGGATGCGTTTCTTAGTAGAACATACTATATCAATGGAGGTCATAATAACAAGGATGGGATGTCCCGACTTGCCGAGAGAATGAAAAAGATTGAG GGAAAATCAAAAGCGAATAGGATTTTTTACCTCTCAGTACCTCAAGAAGCTCTCATGGATGTGGCATGCACCATTGCAGATAAAGCTCAAGCACCACGAGGCTGGACTCGTATAATAGTTGAGAAGCCTTTTGGTTTTAGCTCACAGTCGTCTCATCAGCTGACAAAGTCACTTCTCTCTAAGTTTAAAGAGAAGCAAATCTACAG GATAGATCACATGTTAGGAAGGAACCTCATTGAAAATCTGACAGTGTTAAGGTTTTCAAATCTAGTTTTTGAACCACTATGGAACAGAACATACATACGCAATGTACAG GTTATTGTATCAGAATCAATTGCGCAAACAGAAAA GTATTCTGATGGATATGGAATCATACGGGACATAGTGCACAGTCATATACTTCAGACAATCGCATTACTTACCATGGAACCTCCGATAAGTCTCGATGGTGAAGATATCCGGAATGAAAAG GTGAAGGTTTTGAGATCAATTCGCAAACTAGACCCACGTGATGTCATCCTTGGTGAGTATAAATCTAGTTCACAAGAAAAGAACGGTGTGATCTTAAACGGTGTAGACCCTACATATTGCGCTGCAGCCTTGTATATTGATAATGCACGTTGGGATGGTGTACCTTTCTTGGTAAGAGTTGGCACAGGCCTCATTAAACACAG AGTGGAGATTCGTGTGCAATTCCGGCATGTTCCCGGAAACCTTTACCGAGAAAATATTGGAATAAACATAGATTTGGGGACAAATGAGCTTATTCTGCGTGACGAACCTGATGAGGCCATCCTGGTGAAAATTAACAACAAGATTCCTGGTTTAGGTCTTCAGCTAGACGCTTCTGAACTTAACCTTCTCTATAAAGACAG GTATAAAACCGAAGTACCAGACTCATATGAACACCTGATTCATGATGTAATTGATGGAGATAATCATCTGTTCATGAGAAGTGATGAGGTTGCAGCAGCATGGGACATTCTGAGTCCGGTCTTAGAAGAAATAGACAAGCACCACACAGCTCCCGAGTTATATGAATTCGGTGGACGAGGACCAGTTGGAGCATACTATCTCTGGGCCAAGCACGGCGTCCCATGGGCAGATGACTGA
- the LOC104767636 gene encoding galactinol synthase 3, with the protein MAPVMNNNKLSYGGKKRAYVTFLAGNGDYVKGVVGLAKGLRKANSKYPLVVAVLPDVPADHRRQLVDQGCIVKDIQPVYPPDNQTQFAMAYYVLNYSKLRIWEFVEYSRLIYLDGDIQVFENIDHLFDLPDGSFYAVKDCFCEKTWSHTPQYKIGYCQQCPDKVTWPETGQLGPKPPLYFNAGMFVYEPSLPTYYNLLETLKVVPPTPFAEQDFLNMYFKDIYKPIPPVYNLVLAMLWRHPENIELNEAKVVHYCAAGAKPWRFTGQEENMEREDIKMLVEKWWDIYNDESLDYKNVNVHCGQKEDVQKKQQTIPQFFTDLCEAAVLHCTKAPSAA; encoded by the exons ATGGCACCTGTGATGAACAACAACAAGTTGAGCTACGGAGGAAAGAAGAGGGCGTACGTGACTTTCCTTGCTGGGAACGGAGACTACGTGAAAGGAGTCGTTGGTCTGGCTAAAGGGCTGAGGAAAGCTAATAGCAAGTACCCATTAGTGGTTGCTGTGTTACCCGACGTGCCGGCTGATCACCGTAGACAGCTAGTGGATCAAGGCTGCATCGTCAAGGACATTCAGCCGGTTTACCCACCAGATAACCAAACCCAGTTCGCTATGGCTTACTACGTCCTCAATTACTCCAAGCTCCGCATCTGGGAG TTTGTCGAGTACAGCAGGCTGATATACTTAGACGGAGACATACAAGTGTTTGAGAACATAGATCACTTGTTCGATCTTCCTGACGGCAGTTTCTACGCTGTTAAAGACTGTTTCTGCGAGAAGACATGGAGCCACACTCCTCAATACAAGATCGGCTACTGCCAACAGTGTCCGGACAAGGTGACGTGGCCAGAGACGGGGCAGCTTGGTCCTAAGCCACCGTTGTACTTCAACGCCGGAATGTTTGTCTACGAACCAAGCCTCCCCACTTACTACAACCTTTTGGAGACTCTCAAAGTTGTCCCTCCCACACCTTTTGCTGAACAG GATTTCTTGAACATGTACTTCAAAGATATATACAAGCCGATTCCACCGGTATATAATCTTGTCTTGGCTATGCTCTGGAGGCATCCGGAGAACATAGAGCTTAACGAAGCCAAGGTTGTTCATTACTGTGCAGCTGGTGCCAAACCTTGGAG GTTCACTGGCCAAGAAGAAAATATGGAGAGAGAAGACATCAAGATGCTTGTAGAGAAATGGTGGGACATTTACAACGACGAGTCTCTTGATTACAAGAACGTAAATGTGCATTGCGGACAAAAAGAAGATGTCCAAAAGAAACAGCAAACCATTCCACAGTTCTTTACAGACTTGTGTGAGGCTGCTGTGCTTCACTGCACCAAAGCTCCATCGGCGGCCTAG
- the LOC104778643 gene encoding uncharacterized protein LOC104778643: MKFPRCIFFVFVLVFYIFTPHIEAVEADGPTEALINSICVENEDYGFCSKIIHEKLKAPTATLKELTGLIFHTATDQANDTYVFIDNILRQWPAPKKKNCLKTCHAVYNRETTSFLEIRFLFSKREYERMVKIIFSRAKILDRCRTDFLIPPYKDPLTEKNRVMRILITMSAVSGYMVKNGKASLIRSVVIPQIFSY, encoded by the coding sequence atgaaattccCGCGATGCATTTTTTTCGTGTTCGTTcttgttttttacatttttactcCTCATATTGAAGCAGTCGAAGCCGATGGACCAACTGAAGCACTGATCAATAGTATATGCGTTGAAAACGAAGATTATGGATTTTGCAGTAAAATTATCCATGAAAAATTGAAGGCACCAACGGCTACTCTCAAAGAACTCACCGGTCTCATATTTCACACCGCTACGGATCAGGCCAATGATACTTACGTATTCATCGATAACATACTCCGCCAATGGCCCGCCcctaagaagaagaattgtCTCAAGACTTGTCATGCAGTTTATAATAGAGAGACCACTAGTTTCTTAGAGATTCGCTTTCTATTTTCTAAAAGAGAGTACGAACGTATGGTTAAAATCATTTTCTCCAGAGCCAAGATCTTGGACCGTTGTAGGACCGATTTTCTTATTCCTCCTTACAAAGATCCTCTAACTGAGAAGAATAGAGTTATGAGAATATTGATCACCATGTCTGCGGTTTCTGGATATATGGTAAAAAATGGGAAGGCTTCCTTGATTAGATCAGTAGTTATTCCGCAGATTTTTAGTTATTAA
- the LOC104767665 gene encoding GDSL esterase/lipase At1g09390-like has translation MCLSLSTTKLQSLWLYYFKLNKKNHTNKSLKVRETRSHTTRSSPFTPLLLSISLFLVLAMATLALHSYSFFLFILLPVIFSPRHHLAVAEGCQHPPVIFNFGDSNSDTGGLTAGLGYYIGLPNGRSFFRRSTGRLSDGRLVIDFLCESLNTSLLNPYLDSLVGSKFQNGANFAIVGSSTLPRYVPFALNIQLMQFLHFKSRALELASTSDPLKEMMISESGFRNALYMIDIGQNDIANSFSKGLSYSRVVKLIIPNVISEIKSAIKLLYDGGRKFWVHNTGPLGCLPQKLSMVHSKVFDKHGCLVSYNAAAKLFNEGLDHMCGELRTELREANIVYVDIYAIKYDLITNSSNYGFEKPLMACCGYGGPPYNYNVNITCGNGVSKSCDEGSRFISWDGIHYTETANAIVAMKVLSMQYSTPPTPFHFFCGS, from the exons ATGTGTCTGTCACTATCAACCACCAAGCTACAAAGTCTTTGgctttattatttcaaattaaataaaaagaatcacaCTAATAAAAGCTTAAAAGTAAGAGAAACAAGATCCCACACTACTAGAAGCTCTCCGTTCACACCACTACTACTATCGATCAGTCTCTTCTTGGTTCTTGCAATGGCTACTCTGGCTCTTCACTCCtactctttcttcctcttcattctcCTGCCGGTAATCTTTAGTCCCCGACATCACTTGGCTGTGGCTGAAGGATGTCAACATCCTCCTGTGATATTTAACTTCGGAGATTCAAACTCCGACACGGGTGGACTCACCGCCGGACTCGGCTACTACATTGGTCTCCCCAACGGCCGCTCCTTTTTCCGACGATCCACCGGTCGATTATCCGACGGACGACTCGTCATCGATTTCCTCT GCGAGAGTTTGAATACAAGTCTATTGAACCCATATCTAGACTCATTGGTTGGATCAAAGTTCCAAAACGGTGCTAACTTCGCCATCGTTGGTTCTTCCACTCTTCCCAGATATGTTCCTTTCGCTCTCAACATTCAGCTTATGCAGTTCCTTCATTTCAAATCTCGAGCACTCGAGCTTGCTTCTACTTCAG ATCCTTTGAAGGAAATGATGATTAGCGAGAGTGGATTTAGAAACGCGTTGTACATGATCGATATTGGGCAGAATGATATTGCGAATTCATTTTCCAAAGGCCTTTCTTACTCCCGGGTTGTCAAGCTTATTATTCCCAACGTTATATCCGAGATCAAAAGTGCCATAAAG CTATTGTATGATGGAGGGAGGAAATTTTGGGTTCACAATACAGGACCTTTAGGTTGTTTGCCTCAGAAACTTTCAATGGTTCACAGCAAAGTTTTCGATAAGCACGGTTGCCTTGTGAGTTATAACGCAGCTGCAAAGCTGTTCAACGAAGGTTTGGATCATATGTGTGGAGAGCTGAGGACAGAGTTGAGAGAGGCCAACATTGTCTATGTCGACATTTATGCCATCAAGTACGATCTCATCACAAACTCCAGCAACTACG GCTTTGAGAAACCGTTAATGGCGTGTTGCGGATATGGAGGGCCTCCTTATAACTACAATGTGAACATAACGTGTGGGAACGGTGTCTCTAAAAGCTGCGACGAAGGGTCTAGGTTTATAAGCTGGGACGGAATACACTACACCGAGACAGCTAACGCAATTGTAGCCATGAAAGTATTGTCGATGCAATACTCTACGCCACCAACTCCCTTCCACTTCTTCTGCGGCAGCTGA
- the LOC104767693 gene encoding ATP-citrate synthase alpha chain protein 3, with the protein MARKKIREYDSKRLLKEHLKRLANIDLQIRSAQVTESTDFTELTNQESWLSSTKLVVKPDMLFGKRGKSGLVALKLDLAEVADFVKARLGTEVEMEGCKAPITTFIVEPFVPHDQEYYLSIVSDRLGCTISFSECGGIEIEENWDKVKTIFLPAEKSMTLEVCAPLIATLPLEVRAKIGNFIMGAFAVFQDLDFSFMEMNPFTLVEGEPFPLDMRGELDDTAAFKNFNKWGDIEFPLPFGRVLSPTENFINGLDEKTSASLKFTVLNPKGRIWTMVAGGGASVIYADTVGDLGYASELGNYAEYSGAPKEDEVLQYARVVIDCATADPDGRKRALLIGGGIANFTDVAATFNGIIRALREKETRLKACRMHIYVRRGGPNYQTGLARMRALGEELGVPLEVYGPEATMTGICKRAIDCIMLPDA; encoded by the exons ATGGCGCggaagaagataagagagtaTGACTCTAAGAGACTTCTCAAGGAACACTTGAAGCGTCTCGCTAACATTGACCTGCAGATTCGCTCTGCTCAG GTGACAGAATCTACGGATTTCACTGAGTTGACCAACCAGGAGTCATGGCTATCGTCTACAAAGCTAGTTGTGAAGCCTGATATGCTATTTGGGAAACGCGGGAAAAGCGGCCTGGTAGCTCTGAAGCTGGATCTTGCTGAAGTTGCTGACTTTGTCAAAGCCCGCCTCGGTACTGAG GTTGAGATGGAGGGATGTAAAGCCCCTATCACTACATTCATTGTGGAGCCCTTTGTGCCTCATGATCAAGAATACTACCTTTCTATTGTATCTGATAGGCTTGGATGCACTATAAGCTTCTCTGAATGTGGCGGCATTGAGATAGAAGAGAACTGGGacaaa GTGAAGACTATATTTCTTCCTGCGGAAAAGTCAATGACACTAGAAGTATGTGCTCCATTGATAGCAACACTTCCTCTTGAG GTTCGAGCTAAAATCGGCAATTTCATAATGGGTGCGTTTGCTGTATTTCAAG ATTTGGATTTCAGTTTTATGGAGATGAATCCTTTTACACTAGTCGAGGGAGAACCATTCCCTTTGGATATGAGGGGAGAACTGGACGACACTGCTGCCTTCAAGAACTTCAACAA GTGGGGAGACATTGAGTTTCCTCTGCCATTTGGAAGGGTCCTCAGTCCAACGGAGAACTTCATTAATGGTTTAGATGAGAAG ACAAGTGCTTCTTTAAAGTTCACTGTTCTGAATCCTAAAGGCCGCATCTGGACAATGGTAGCTGGAGGCGGTGCTAGCGTCATATATGCTGACACA GTTGGGGATTTAGGCTATGCATCAGAACTTGGGAACTACGCAGAGTATAGTGGAGCACCTAAGGAAGACGAGGTGTTACAGTACGCAAGAGTTGTCATTGAT TGTGCTACTGCTGATCCTGACGGGCGTAAACGAGCTCTTCTTATTGGAGGCGGCATTGCAAACTTCACAGATGTAGCTGCTACTTTCAACGGTATCATCAGAGCCTTGAGAGAAAAG GAAACGAGGTTGAAAGCATGTAGAATGCACATTTACGTAAGGAGAGGTGGACCAAATTACCAGACTGGTTTGGCTAGAATGCGAGCTTTGGGAGAGGAACTCGGTGTTCCTCTAGAG GTATATGGACCAGAAGCAACAATGACGGGAATATGCAAACGAGCTATTGACTGCATCATGTTACCTGATGCATAA